A region from the Sorex araneus isolate mSorAra2 chromosome 6, mSorAra2.pri, whole genome shotgun sequence genome encodes:
- the LOC101551031 gene encoding mas-related G-protein coupled receptor member X1-like, whose translation MSQSKSPTGVLDKTWEQQWMEVSAFSLKEEDKAGGAIPFYKWISSVGKGKVTDSDLDIQNSTTPIEHQQQHLSMDVTAAPWVTESTLQNASDWEDFDRPLDMALLISGILEFIISLVGLAGNAVVLWLLAFRMQRNAFSVYILNLAGADFVSLCTHMVSSIMTLVKDTKQDFTFLFRILFVTFTFQYVASLNILTAISTERCLSVLKPIWYRCHRPRHMSSVVCALLWALSLLQTILEMTFYEFLSRDSFKHLSGLIYLSLVMWLVFCFVLLFGSNLVLLIRLLRGSRKLKLTRLCANPIIYFFVGSYRQQRQQRRSLNVILQRALQDVPEEDGRQGSPPQETLEMSGNTHVA comes from the exons GAGGTGCCATTCCATTCTACAAGTGGATCTCTAGTGTTGGTAAAGGAAAAGTAACTGACTCAGACCTCGATATTCAGAACAGCACTACACCAATT GAACACCAGCAGCAGCATCTGAGCATGGATGTAACTGCTGCACCTTGGGTGACTGAAAGCACACTGCAGAATGCAAGTGACTGGGAGGATTTTGACAGACCACTTGACATGGCTTTGCTGATCTCAGGCATTCTGGAATTCATCAtttccctggtggggctggcaggaaatgCAGTGGTGCTCTGGCTCCTGGCTTTCCGAATGCAGAGGAATGCTTTCTCTGTCTACATCCTCAACTTGGCCGGAGCTGATTTTGTCTCTCTATGCACCCACATGGTATCCTCCATAATGACTTTGGTCAAAGATACCAAACAAGATTTCACTTTCCTGTTCCGAATTCTTTTTGTCACGTTTACCTTTCAATATGTTGCAAGCCTGAACATTCTCACTGCCATTAGCACTGAGCGCTGCTTGTCTGTCTTAAAGCCCATCTGGTATCGTTGTCACCGCCCAAGGCACATGTCATCTGTCGTGTGTGCCCTGCTCTGGGCACTGTCCCTGCTTCAAACTATCCTGGAAATGACGTTCTATGAATTTTTGTCCAGAGATTCTTTTAAGCATTTGAGTGGACTAATTTATTTAAGCCTTGTTATGTGGCTGGTTTTCTGCTTTGTGCTTCTGTTTGGGTCCAACCTGGTGCTGCTGATCAGATTGCTGCGTGGCTCCCGGAAATTGAAGCTGACCAGGCT CTGTGCCAATCCCATCATTTACTTCTTTGTTGGCTCTTATAGGCAGCAAAGACAGCAAAGAAGGAGCCTCAATGTAATTCTGCAGAGAGCTTTGCAGGATGTTCCTGAGGAGGATGGACGCCAAGGCAGCCCTCCTCAGGAGACCCTGGAGATGTCAGGAAATACTCATGTGGCCTAA